In one Arachis duranensis cultivar V14167 chromosome 9, aradu.V14167.gnm2.J7QH, whole genome shotgun sequence genomic region, the following are encoded:
- the LOC107464895 gene encoding uncharacterized protein LOC107464895, translating into MAPRGPGRGRERDRSSTQEPEINSNNPVNLMAALENMAAAMQATAEALGQQINNNGNGGREAQGLMTLATFLKVNPPKFNGTTNPTEADTWFQAMERALQAQWNSIRNKFEELFRFSRTCHGAPEDFEEWKCIKHEGGLRSDILSSVGPMEIRTFSELVNKSRIAEECVKRRVAEEGSHREHNQGFAPRGREFKERGYIQHFPQGRNNFATSEESQRNGKGKRAAAASNVLSCRRCGSHHPNRPCRLGLGVCYKCGLPGHVSRNCQQGESPDAGRLRQ; encoded by the exons atggcgcctcgtggacccgGTCGGGGACGTGAGAGAGATCGTTCTAGTACACAGGAACCAGAAATCAACTCGAATAACCCGGTAAACCTTATGGCGgcgttggagaatatggctgctgctatgcaggcCACTGCGGAGGCCCTTGGGCAACagataaacaataatggcaATGGCGGAAGGGAAGCTCAGGGCCTGATGACACTAGCAACTTTcttaaaggttaatccacctaagttcaacgGAACCACCAATCCAACTGAAGCTGATACTTGGTTTCAGGCCatggagcgagcactgcaagcgca GTggaattctataagaa aCAAATTTGAGGAGCTATTCAGGTTTTCCCGCACGTGTCATGGAGCTCCGGAAGACTTCGAGGAATGGAAATGCATTAAGCATGAAGGAGGGCTTCGGAGCGACATCttaagttcagtgggaccaatggaaaTCCGAACTTTTTCAGAGTTAGTGAATAAGAGCAgaattgctgaagagtgtgtgaaaaggagGGTTGCAGAGGAAGGAAGTCATAGAGAGCACAACCAAGGATTCGCACCAAGGGGTCGAGAGTTTAAGGAGAGAGGATACATACAACACTTTCCCCAAGGACGGAATAATTTTGCGACGAGTGAGGAGTCCCAAAGGAATGGTAAGGGAAAACGGGCAGCGGCTGCTTCTAATGTTTTGAGCTGTCGGAGGTGTGGAAGTCATCACCCAAATAGGCCGTGCCGATTGGGGTTAGGTGTATGTTACAAGTGCGGGTTACCAGGGCatgtatcaagaaattgccAACAAGGAGAGAGTCCGGATGCGGGCCGATTGCGGCAGTAA